A part of Nocardioides sp. WS12 genomic DNA contains:
- a CDS encoding class I SAM-dependent methyltransferase: MDAEEIAKSAALERRHWWYAARRALVRRTVKDWPAGRAVDVGCGMGGNTVVLRELGWKAVGVEYTETGAEIAASRGIPVIRGDGRRLPIASESVDLVMSTDAWEHIDDDVAVAEETTRVLRPGGRALIAVPASMALWSGHDVALGHVRRYERDELAQRVIGAGLVIEDLRSWNVLLRPVVKARRRSRQESESEMEAVHPVLNAGLRAAVGLERVLPVRRLPGVSLVVVARKP, encoded by the coding sequence GTGGATGCCGAGGAGATCGCCAAGTCCGCCGCTCTCGAGCGGCGGCACTGGTGGTACGCCGCGCGTCGGGCCCTGGTCCGTCGTACCGTCAAGGACTGGCCGGCCGGACGGGCCGTCGACGTCGGATGCGGCATGGGTGGCAACACCGTCGTGCTCCGTGAGCTCGGCTGGAAGGCCGTCGGCGTCGAGTACACAGAGACCGGGGCCGAGATCGCAGCATCCCGCGGAATCCCCGTCATCCGTGGCGACGGTCGCCGACTTCCCATCGCCAGCGAGTCGGTCGACCTGGTGATGTCGACCGACGCCTGGGAGCACATCGACGACGACGTCGCCGTTGCCGAGGAGACCACGCGCGTCCTGCGCCCGGGTGGACGCGCACTGATCGCCGTCCCCGCCAGCATGGCGCTGTGGAGCGGCCACGACGTGGCGCTCGGCCATGTCCGCCGCTATGAACGCGACGAGCTCGCCCAGCGGGTGATCGGCGCCGGCCTGGTGATCGAGGACCTGCGCTCGTGGAACGTCCTGCTCCGGCCGGTCGTGAAGGCCCGACGCCGCAGCCGCCAGGAGTCCGAGAGCGAGATGGAAGCGGTGCACCCCGTGCTCAACGCCGGCCTCCGCGCCGCCGTCGGCCTCGAGCGGGTGCTGCCGGTCCGCCGCCTGCCGGGCGTGAGCCTCGTGGTCGTCGCACGCAAGCCGTGA
- a CDS encoding binary toxin-like calcium binding domain-containing protein, producing the protein MAAVSNPGRLRAALLIGTSLATAAVFTVAIPSGTAHADPLPASYQANAHADLVSLQSDLASAPLANVFVGHSEVTVDSDGGIPPEEGGTPVPAGARVHAISSNVDAQLLEDGSTIQTDEVERTAPPTLAPLSGDLLDVDLSPVADIGTLHGDVTANYVSDLECPTATGGVRLLGSSQTDALGVSLLGVPDLPVANVGQIDASDVTTKTELIDVAGDGDAVRSTSTLTLGDVNLLGGLVTVSVTSPVVITAQSDGTNTPTTTVSNTTAEVAVAGIPVVTLQPDGIAVPVNVPLGLASVTLNLALFDANPVISGQTATLDLGAVLSVDLSVSLLGNPLVDLDLGVGAMSVTATAPAGGVECGALDDTDGDGLTDIEEDGLGTDPNDTDSDDDGLTDGAEVDTDGGGPDTGTGTDPLVADTDGGGVNDGTEVNTDLTDPLNPADDVQTDSDGDGLTDSEEGGLGTDPDDADSDDDGIEDGAEVDTDGPGPDTGTGTDPTDADSDDDGLTDGEELDTDGVGPDTGTGTNPLVADTDGGGVNDGTEVDNGTNPVDNPADDNDRDLDGLTDAEEDALGTDPADADSDDDGLDDGVEVDTDAGGPDTGTGTDPNDADTDNDGLNDGAEVNTHDTDPLDPDTDDGGVTDGAEIDNGTNPVDNPADDLPSTDTDGDGLTDVEEGALGTDPGDADTDNDGLSDGAEVNTHDTDPLDPDTDAGGVNDGTEVDNGTDPVATPGDDLAATGDTDGDGLTDVDEDAAGTDPGDADTDGDGLSDGAEVNTHQTDPLDPDTDDGGVTDGAEVANGTNPVDAPADDVPSNDRDGDGLTNDEETTLGTDPDDSDTDNDGLTDGAEVNTHDTDPLDTDTDNDGVQDGQEITDGTMPTDSDSDNDGLNDGAEKAAGTNPLRADTDRDGLSDQRELAGPTGCTTGHTNPLRADTDGDTLSDGKEVVGMSIRQTYFTNSGRPRNGKNIGIVRTNPCVRDTDRDGLTDGAEVAGLAINQVVVRSRANGGKYKITIRKTNPTRKDTDGDGLSDKQEVTGSANWRFKKRKTDPTVADTDWGGGKDGAEVKNRSDPSRHG; encoded by the coding sequence ATGGCCGCAGTCTCCAACCCTGGTCGGCTGCGTGCCGCTCTTCTGATCGGCACGTCACTTGCCACGGCAGCTGTGTTCACCGTGGCGATACCCTCGGGAACGGCCCACGCAGACCCGCTGCCGGCGTCGTACCAGGCCAACGCACATGCGGACCTGGTCAGCCTGCAGTCAGATCTGGCGAGCGCTCCCCTCGCCAATGTCTTCGTGGGCCACTCCGAGGTGACCGTCGACAGTGACGGTGGCATTCCGCCCGAGGAAGGCGGTACGCCGGTCCCCGCGGGCGCCCGGGTGCACGCCATCAGTTCCAACGTCGACGCCCAGTTGCTCGAGGACGGCTCGACGATCCAGACCGACGAGGTGGAACGGACGGCGCCGCCCACGCTGGCTCCGCTCTCGGGCGACCTGCTCGACGTCGACCTCTCCCCCGTTGCCGACATCGGGACCCTCCACGGCGACGTCACCGCGAACTACGTGTCGGACCTCGAGTGCCCGACAGCGACCGGCGGAGTCCGCCTGCTCGGTAGTTCGCAGACCGACGCCCTCGGGGTCTCGCTGCTCGGCGTCCCCGACCTCCCGGTGGCGAACGTCGGCCAGATCGACGCTTCCGACGTCACCACGAAGACCGAGTTGATCGACGTGGCGGGCGACGGCGACGCCGTCCGCTCGACGTCCACCCTCACCCTCGGCGACGTCAACCTGCTCGGCGGCCTCGTCACGGTGAGTGTCACCAGTCCCGTGGTCATCACCGCCCAGTCCGACGGAACCAACACACCCACCACGACGGTCAGCAACACCACCGCGGAAGTCGCGGTCGCCGGCATCCCCGTGGTCACCCTGCAGCCCGACGGCATCGCCGTCCCGGTGAACGTCCCGCTGGGCCTCGCGTCCGTCACGCTGAATCTCGCGCTCTTCGACGCCAACCCGGTGATCAGCGGTCAGACCGCGACCCTCGACCTGGGCGCGGTCCTCTCCGTCGACCTGTCCGTGTCCCTGCTCGGCAACCCGCTGGTGGACCTGGATCTCGGCGTCGGCGCGATGAGCGTCACCGCCACCGCTCCGGCCGGCGGGGTCGAGTGCGGTGCCCTCGACGACACCGACGGTGACGGCCTCACCGACATCGAAGAGGACGGCCTGGGCACCGACCCCAACGACACCGACAGCGACGACGACGGCCTCACCGACGGCGCCGAGGTCGACACCGACGGCGGCGGCCCCGACACCGGAACCGGCACCGACCCCCTGGTCGCGGACACCGACGGCGGCGGCGTGAACGACGGCACCGAGGTGAACACCGACCTCACCGATCCGCTCAACCCGGCGGACGACGTACAGACTGACAGTGACGGTGACGGCCTCACCGACTCCGAGGAAGGCGGCCTGGGCACCGACCCGGATGACGCCGACTCCGACGACGACGGCATCGAGGACGGAGCCGAGGTCGACACCGACGGGCCGGGACCTGACACCGGCACGGGTACCGACCCCACGGATGCCGACAGCGACGACGACGGTCTGACCGACGGTGAGGAGCTCGACACCGACGGCGTCGGCCCTGACACCGGGACGGGCACCAATCCGCTCGTGGCGGACACGGACGGCGGCGGGGTGAACGACGGCACCGAGGTCGACAACGGCACCAACCCGGTCGACAACCCGGCCGACGACAACGACCGCGACCTCGACGGCCTCACCGACGCCGAGGAGGATGCCCTCGGCACCGACCCGGCAGACGCCGACAGTGACGACGACGGCCTCGACGACGGTGTCGAGGTCGACACCGATGCAGGCGGACCCGACACCGGGACCGGCACCGACCCCAACGACGCCGACACCGACAACGACGGCCTGAACGACGGTGCCGAGGTCAACACCCACGACACCGACCCCCTGGACCCCGACACCGACGACGGTGGCGTCACCGACGGAGCCGAGATCGACAACGGCACCAACCCCGTCGACAACCCTGCCGACGACCTGCCGTCCACGGACACCGACGGCGACGGCCTCACCGACGTCGAGGAAGGCGCGCTGGGCACCGACCCGGGCGATGCCGACACCGACAACGACGGCCTCAGCGACGGCGCCGAAGTCAACACCCACGACACCGACCCTCTGGACCCCGACACCGACGCCGGTGGCGTGAACGACGGCACCGAAGTCGACAACGGCACCGACCCCGTCGCGACCCCGGGCGACGACCTTGCCGCGACGGGTGACACCGACGGCGACGGCCTCACCGACGTCGATGAGGACGCCGCCGGCACCGACCCGGGCGATGCCGACACCGACGGCGACGGGCTCAGCGACGGCGCCGAGGTCAACACGCACCAGACCGACCCGCTGGACCCCGACACCGACGACGGTGGCGTGACCGATGGCGCCGAAGTCGCGAACGGCACGAACCCGGTGGATGCCCCCGCCGACGACGTACCGAGCAACGACCGGGACGGTGACGGCCTCACCAACGACGAGGAGACGACGCTCGGCACCGACCCGGACGACTCGGACACCGACAACGACGGCCTGACCGACGGCGCTGAGGTGAACACCCACGACACCGACCCGCTGGACACCGACACCGACAACGACGGCGTCCAGGACGGCCAGGAGATCACGGACGGCACCATGCCGACGGACAGCGACTCGGACAACGACGGCTTGAACGACGGCGCCGAGAAGGCCGCCGGCACCAACCCGCTCCGCGCCGACACCGACCGGGACGGTCTCAGCGACCAGCGGGAGCTCGCCGGTCCGACCGGCTGCACCACGGGGCACACCAACCCGCTGCGCGCCGACACCGACGGCGACACCCTGTCGGACGGCAAGGAGGTCGTCGGCATGAGCATCCGGCAGACCTACTTCACGAACAGCGGGCGGCCGCGCAACGGCAAGAACATCGGCATCGTGCGGACCAACCCGTGTGTGCGGGACACCGACCGGGACGGACTGACCGACGGCGCCGAGGTCGCGGGCCTCGCCATCAACCAGGTGGTGGTGCGATCCCGGGCCAACGGCGGCAAGTACAAGATCACCATCCGCAAGACGAACCCGACGCGGAAGGACACCGACGGCGACGGCCTGAGCGACAAGCAGGAAGTCACCGGAAGCGCGAACTGGCGGTTCAAGAAGCGCAAGACGGACCCGACCGTCGCCGACACCGACTGGGGTGGCGGAAAGGACGGCGCCGAGGTGAAGAACCGCTCGGATCCGTCCCGGCACGGGTGA
- a CDS encoding class I SAM-dependent methyltransferase gives MQQEWLHPPVTAHRRPADEQESRSANGADWDRYADEYQATHGEFLGDAGFLWGPEGLTEADAGILGEVKDRDVLEVGSGAGQCSRWIRSRGGRAFGLDLSHRQLQHSRRVDEITGVAVPSVRGTATDLPFADNSFDVVFSSFGALQFVADIDTAVAETARVLRPGGRFAFSITHPTRWMFPDDPTEDGLTATQSYWDRTPYVEVDDETGQTSYVEHHRTLGDWVQLLAGAGFHLTTLLEPEWPVEHDRLWGGWSRVRGTLTPGTALFGADLGHS, from the coding sequence GTGCAACAGGAGTGGCTCCACCCGCCGGTCACGGCCCACCGCCGACCCGCCGACGAACAGGAGTCCCGCAGCGCCAATGGTGCCGACTGGGACCGCTACGCCGACGAGTACCAGGCGACGCACGGGGAGTTCCTCGGCGACGCCGGTTTCCTCTGGGGCCCCGAGGGCCTGACCGAGGCCGACGCCGGGATCCTGGGTGAGGTCAAGGACCGCGACGTCCTCGAAGTCGGCTCCGGCGCCGGGCAGTGCTCACGATGGATCCGCAGTCGCGGCGGACGCGCTTTCGGGCTCGACCTGTCCCACCGCCAACTCCAGCACTCGCGCCGCGTCGACGAGATCACCGGTGTGGCCGTGCCGAGCGTCCGGGGTACGGCGACCGACCTCCCGTTCGCCGACAACAGCTTCGACGTCGTGTTCTCCTCCTTCGGCGCCCTCCAGTTCGTCGCCGACATCGACACCGCCGTCGCCGAGACCGCCCGCGTCCTGCGCCCCGGCGGCCGGTTCGCGTTCTCCATCACCCACCCGACCCGGTGGATGTTCCCCGACGACCCCACCGAGGACGGGCTCACCGCGACCCAGTCCTACTGGGACCGCACGCCCTACGTCGAGGTCGACGACGAGACCGGCCAGACGTCGTACGTCGAACACCACCGCACGCTCGGTGACTGGGTCCAGTTGCTGGCCGGCGCCGGCTTCCACCTGACCACCTTGCTCGAGCCGGAATGGCCCGTCGAGCACGACCGGCTCTGGGGTGGCTGGTCCCGGGTGCGGGGCACCCTGACCCCCGGAACGGCGCTCTTCGGGGCCGACCTTGGTCATTCGTGA
- the rpsA gene encoding 30S ribosomal protein S1: MTSTLSTPISSHYDDNAPQVAINDIGSEADFLAAIDLTIKYFNDGDIVDGTIVKVDRDEVLLDIGYKTEGVIPSRELSIKHDVDPSEVVKVGDKVEALVLQKEDKEGRLILSKKRAQYERAWGTIEEIKEADGVVEGTVIEVVKGGLIIDIGLRGFLPASLVEMRRVRDLQPYVGQTLEAKIIELDKNRNNVVLSRRAWLEQTQSEVRHGFLTQLQKGQIRKGVVSSIVNFGAFVDLGGVDGLVHVSELSWKHIDHPSEVVTVGDEVTVEVLDVDMERERVSLSLKATQEDPWQHFARTHQIGQIVPGKVTKLVPFGSFVRVEEGIEGLVHISELAERHVEIPEQVVQVNDDVMVKIIDIDLERRRISLSLKQANETTAAVDVEEFDPTLYGMPATYDEAGNYIYPEGFDPETGEWLEGFDDQRGIWEEQYAKAHARWEAHVKQQAEAKVAEAEAGEATSYSSGGSDDEQAEETGGSLASDEALQALREKLTGGQA, from the coding sequence ATGACGAGCACCCTCTCGACTCCGATCTCGAGCCACTACGACGACAACGCGCCCCAGGTCGCGATCAACGACATTGGCTCCGAGGCGGACTTCCTGGCCGCCATCGATCTGACGATCAAGTACTTCAACGACGGCGACATCGTCGACGGCACCATCGTCAAGGTCGACCGCGACGAGGTCCTCCTCGACATCGGCTACAAGACCGAGGGCGTCATCCCCTCGCGCGAGCTGTCGATCAAGCACGACGTTGACCCCTCCGAGGTCGTCAAGGTCGGTGACAAGGTCGAGGCTCTCGTTCTCCAGAAGGAGGACAAGGAGGGTCGCCTGATCCTGTCCAAGAAGCGCGCCCAGTACGAGCGCGCCTGGGGCACGATCGAGGAGATCAAGGAAGCCGACGGCGTCGTCGAAGGCACCGTCATCGAGGTCGTCAAGGGCGGCCTCATCATCGACATCGGCCTGCGCGGCTTCCTGCCCGCCTCGCTGGTCGAGATGCGTCGCGTCCGCGACCTGCAGCCCTACGTGGGTCAGACCCTCGAGGCCAAGATCATCGAGCTCGACAAGAACCGCAACAACGTGGTCCTGTCGCGCCGTGCCTGGCTCGAGCAGACCCAGTCCGAGGTTCGCCACGGCTTCCTCACCCAGCTCCAGAAGGGCCAGATCCGCAAGGGTGTCGTGTCCTCGATCGTCAACTTCGGTGCGTTCGTGGACCTCGGCGGCGTTGACGGTCTCGTCCACGTCTCGGAGCTGTCCTGGAAGCACATCGACCACCCGTCCGAGGTCGTCACCGTCGGCGACGAGGTCACCGTCGAGGTGCTCGACGTCGACATGGAGCGCGAGCGCGTGTCGCTGTCGCTCAAGGCGACGCAGGAAGACCCGTGGCAGCACTTCGCCCGCACCCACCAGATCGGTCAGATCGTTCCCGGTAAGGTCACCAAGCTGGTGCCCTTCGGTTCGTTCGTCCGTGTCGAAGAGGGCATCGAGGGCCTCGTGCACATCTCCGAGCTGGCCGAGCGCCACGTGGAGATCCCCGAGCAGGTCGTCCAGGTCAACGACGACGTCATGGTCAAGATCATCGACATCGACCTCGAGCGTCGCCGGATCTCGCTCTCGCTGAAGCAGGCGAACGAGACCACCGCGGCTGTCGACGTCGAAGAGTTCGACCCGACGCTCTACGGCATGCCCGCCACGTACGACGAGGCCGGCAACTACATCTACCCGGAGGGCTTCGACCCCGAGACGGGCGAATGGCTCGAGGGCTTCGACGACCAGCGCGGCATCTGGGAAGAGCAGTACGCCAAGGCGCACGCTCGCTGGGAGGCGCACGTCAAGCAGCAGGCCGAGGCGAAGGTTGCCGAAGCCGAGGCTGGCGAGGCGACGTCGTACTCCTCTGGTGGTTCGGACGACGAGCAGGCCGAGGAGACCGGCGGCTCGCTGGCTTCCGACGAGGCGCTGCAGGCGCTTCGCGAGAAGCTCACCGGCGGCCAGGCCTGA
- a CDS encoding helix-turn-helix domain-containing protein, whose amino-acid sequence MLTNVAVLAFDGVAPFELGILCEAFGIDRTADGVPALDFAVCAENNLPMRTSMGFNLQTDFGLDRVAEADLIGIPAIPRGGVPSDAVIEAIRAAYDRGARIMSACSGAFALGAAGLLDGRECTTHWMYTDELQRRFPDAIVVPEVLYVDTGQIVTSAGSAAGLDAALHIWRQEYGAAVANVVARRAVVPPYRDGGQAQFIARAVPDCDADTLRPLLTWILENLEEDHGVEALAKRAVMSPRTFARRFRDETGTTPHHWVTRQRVSAAEELLERTDHPVEWIAGEVGFGNAATLRHHFVRVRGVSPQAYRRQFAC is encoded by the coding sequence ATGCTGACCAATGTCGCCGTCCTGGCCTTCGACGGGGTGGCTCCGTTCGAGCTCGGCATCCTGTGCGAGGCCTTCGGGATCGACCGCACCGCCGACGGAGTGCCCGCCCTCGACTTCGCTGTCTGCGCTGAGAACAACCTCCCGATGCGCACCTCGATGGGCTTCAACCTGCAGACAGACTTCGGGCTGGATCGCGTCGCGGAAGCCGACCTGATCGGTATTCCGGCGATCCCGCGCGGGGGAGTGCCGTCCGACGCCGTCATCGAGGCGATCCGCGCGGCCTATGACCGCGGCGCGCGCATCATGTCCGCCTGCAGTGGCGCCTTCGCGCTCGGCGCGGCCGGCTTGCTGGACGGCCGTGAGTGCACGACGCACTGGATGTACACCGACGAACTGCAGCGCCGGTTCCCGGACGCGATCGTCGTGCCCGAGGTGCTCTACGTCGACACGGGCCAGATCGTCACCAGCGCCGGGAGCGCCGCCGGTCTGGATGCTGCGTTGCACATCTGGCGCCAGGAGTACGGCGCGGCGGTCGCCAACGTCGTGGCGCGTCGAGCCGTCGTACCGCCGTATCGCGACGGGGGACAGGCGCAGTTCATCGCGCGTGCCGTCCCGGACTGCGACGCCGACACCCTGCGGCCGTTGTTGACCTGGATCCTCGAGAACCTCGAGGAGGACCACGGGGTGGAGGCACTGGCGAAGCGCGCGGTGATGTCGCCGCGCACCTTCGCGCGCCGCTTCCGCGACGAGACGGGTACGACGCCGCACCACTGGGTGACGCGGCAGCGAGTCTCGGCGGCCGAGGAGCTCCTCGAGCGCACCGACCACCCGGTCGAGTGGATCGCCGGGGAGGTCGGTTTCGGCAACGCGGCCACCCTGCGCCACCACTTCGTGCGGGTGCGCGGGGTGAGCCCGCAGGCGTACCGGCGCCAGTTCGCCTGCTGA
- a CDS encoding M28 family metallopeptidase, translated as MGLAAVAVVTVMAPTTGSTAAPTAAGPVCERRQNNTYAKLLECVGVAGVRKHQAALQAVADANGGNRFSGLAGYDGSVDYVVSTLRAAGYTPVVQEFDYLAFEVAGPSSLQQTQPNPTTYVEGVDFGAITQSDPGDITASVTPVDLALGLGNASTSGCDVGDFAGFPAGDIALLQRGTCTFEIKAENAAAAGAVGIVIFNQGNTDAADRQGIPAVTLSANNTSGIPVIGTTYALGAELAATPALEMRVFANTLRQILPTANVLAEKKGINTDNVVMAGAHLDSVLAGPGINDNGSGSAAVLETAVQIAKLKPVNTLRFAWWGAEESGLVGSTNYVNGLSAEEKDRIALYLNFDMIGSPNYIQMVYDSDESGFAAPVTVPPGSVAIEDLFESFYTLRSEPYDDAEFSGRSDYQAFINNGIPAGGLFTGAEVPKTAEQQSIWGGTAGAQYDPCYHAACDTFANVSTDALAINSDAVAFAVLTYAFSTEAVNGVPGEPVPGDLVIPPPAGPQGTVGSGGGGAEDKHLPSS; from the coding sequence GTGGGACTGGCAGCCGTGGCCGTCGTGACGGTGATGGCGCCGACGACGGGCAGCACGGCGGCTCCGACGGCGGCGGGTCCGGTCTGTGAGCGTCGACAGAACAACACCTACGCAAAGTTGCTGGAGTGCGTGGGCGTGGCGGGCGTGCGCAAGCACCAGGCAGCGCTGCAGGCCGTCGCTGACGCCAACGGCGGCAACCGCTTCTCCGGGCTCGCCGGCTACGACGGTTCGGTCGACTATGTCGTCAGCACCCTGCGCGCGGCCGGCTACACCCCGGTCGTCCAGGAGTTCGACTACCTCGCGTTCGAGGTTGCCGGCCCCTCGTCGCTGCAGCAGACCCAGCCGAACCCGACGACCTACGTGGAGGGCGTCGACTTCGGTGCCATCACCCAGTCCGATCCCGGCGACATCACGGCTTCGGTCACGCCCGTGGACCTGGCGCTCGGCCTCGGCAACGCCTCGACGAGCGGCTGCGACGTAGGCGACTTCGCCGGCTTCCCTGCGGGGGACATCGCGCTGCTGCAACGGGGGACCTGCACGTTCGAGATCAAGGCCGAGAACGCCGCGGCTGCTGGTGCGGTCGGGATCGTGATCTTCAACCAGGGCAACACCGATGCTGCCGACCGGCAGGGCATCCCGGCGGTGACCCTCTCGGCCAACAACACCAGTGGCATCCCGGTCATCGGCACCACCTACGCGCTGGGCGCGGAGTTGGCTGCGACCCCGGCCCTGGAGATGCGGGTCTTCGCGAACACGTTGCGCCAGATCCTGCCGACGGCCAATGTGCTGGCCGAGAAGAAGGGCATCAACACCGACAACGTCGTCATGGCCGGCGCCCACCTCGACTCCGTCCTCGCGGGGCCGGGCATCAACGACAACGGTTCCGGAAGCGCGGCCGTACTCGAGACTGCGGTCCAGATCGCGAAGCTGAAGCCCGTCAACACCCTCCGGTTCGCCTGGTGGGGAGCCGAGGAGAGCGGGCTCGTCGGTTCGACGAACTACGTCAACGGGCTCAGCGCGGAGGAGAAGGACCGGATCGCGCTCTACCTCAACTTCGACATGATCGGCTCGCCGAATTACATCCAGATGGTTTACGACAGCGACGAGTCCGGGTTCGCCGCTCCGGTCACGGTGCCGCCGGGGTCGGTCGCGATCGAGGACCTCTTCGAGTCGTTCTACACCTTGCGGAGTGAGCCGTACGACGACGCGGAGTTCAGCGGTCGCAGCGACTACCAGGCGTTCATCAACAACGGGATCCCGGCCGGTGGACTCTTCACCGGGGCCGAGGTGCCCAAGACCGCCGAACAGCAGTCGATCTGGGGCGGAACGGCCGGAGCGCAGTACGACCCGTGCTACCACGCCGCCTGCGACACCTTCGCGAACGTGAGCACCGACGCCCTCGCGATCAACTCCGACGCGGTCGCCTTCGCCGTATTGACGTACGCGTTCTCGACCGAAGCGGTGAACGGCGTACCGGGCGAGCCGGTGCCCGGCGACCTCGTCATCCCGCCGCCGGCCGGACCCCAGGGGACGGTCGGGAGCGGCGGCGGGGGTGCCGAGGACAAGCACCTGCCGTCGTCGTAG
- a CDS encoding N-acetyltransferase: MTPADPAPTSFEIRRELASDVDEIASVVAAAFSLAEHSAPPTRPGGPPGEVDLLTWLRDDDGWLPGFSLVATSGDQIVGHVVATRAHVDGAPALGLGPLSVRPDHQRAGVGGMLVRDLLARAEAAGDTLVALLGDPAYYARFGFVPARERGVTSPDPAWGDYFQVRALGVGEHPVGQFAYAEPFNRL; the protein is encoded by the coding sequence ATGACTCCTGCCGACCCCGCGCCCACCTCGTTCGAGATCCGCCGAGAGCTCGCCAGCGACGTCGACGAGATCGCATCGGTCGTGGCCGCTGCCTTCTCGCTCGCCGAGCACTCGGCGCCACCAACCCGGCCCGGCGGGCCGCCAGGCGAGGTCGACCTGCTGACCTGGCTGCGCGACGACGACGGTTGGCTGCCTGGCTTCTCGCTGGTCGCGACCTCCGGGGACCAGATCGTCGGCCATGTCGTGGCCACCCGGGCGCACGTCGATGGCGCGCCGGCGCTCGGCCTGGGACCACTCAGCGTGCGCCCCGACCACCAGCGCGCGGGCGTCGGAGGGATGCTGGTGCGCGACCTGCTGGCCCGCGCCGAGGCGGCCGGCGACACTCTCGTCGCCCTCCTCGGGGACCCGGCCTACTACGCGAGGTTCGGTTTCGTGCCGGCGCGGGAGCGTGGTGTCACATCACCCGACCCGGCCTGGGGCGACTACTTCCAGGTGCGAGCGCTCGGCGTGGGCGAGCACCCTGTCGGGCAATTCGCCTACGCCGAGCCGTTCAATCGCCTCTGA
- a CDS encoding DUF2975 domain-containing protein has translation MPRQKAFRIASGVALVAWVGTTLAGLLVAAFGVIGLAGWGDYRYHVDVPLPLLSLDLDFQPSWEVVQFGDVCDQVNIREPAQDCYNLVLAQGEQRMDGDVILQGDVQPVDAALSGRLFLDAEPGWDSLMASLYGMQVLAMLVLAFLLAQLWLLLRTASQGETFSGPMVRRLRIIGGTIVGWEFLEPFLWLFFSPKANDYREITIGPWPHLSFASMEPGGPSWTVVSFGLLLLLLAELFRHGADLAEEQRLTV, from the coding sequence ATGCCACGACAGAAGGCTTTCCGGATCGCGAGCGGGGTCGCCCTCGTCGCGTGGGTGGGTACGACCCTCGCTGGCCTGCTGGTGGCCGCTTTCGGGGTCATCGGGCTCGCGGGATGGGGTGACTACCGGTACCACGTCGATGTGCCCCTACCCCTCCTGTCGCTGGACCTGGATTTCCAGCCGTCCTGGGAGGTGGTGCAGTTCGGCGACGTGTGCGACCAGGTCAACATTCGCGAACCGGCGCAGGACTGCTACAACCTCGTGCTCGCACAGGGGGAGCAGCGGATGGACGGCGACGTGATCCTGCAAGGCGACGTGCAGCCGGTCGATGCTGCCCTGTCCGGTCGGCTCTTCCTGGACGCCGAACCCGGTTGGGATTCGCTCATGGCCTCCCTGTACGGGATGCAGGTGCTGGCGATGCTGGTCCTGGCCTTCCTCCTCGCGCAACTGTGGCTGCTGCTGCGCACGGCTTCTCAGGGCGAGACGTTCTCCGGCCCCATGGTCCGTCGGCTGCGCATCATCGGCGGGACGATCGTCGGCTGGGAGTTCCTCGAACCGTTCCTGTGGCTCTTCTTCAGTCCCAAGGCCAACGACTACCGCGAGATCACCATCGGGCCGTGGCCGCATCTCTCCTTTGCCTCAATGGAGCCCGGCGGGCCGAGTTGGACGGTCGTCTCGTTCGGACTGCTGTTGCTCCTGCTCGCCGAACTCTTCCGCCATGGCGCTGACCTGGCTGAGGAGCAGAGGCTGACGGTCTGA
- a CDS encoding helix-turn-helix transcriptional regulator yields MAIEIRLDHMLLERKMTLTELAERVGITVANLSILKTGKAKAVRLSTLDAVCRELQCQPGDIIVRVDEASRS; encoded by the coding sequence ATGGCGATCGAGATCCGTCTCGACCACATGCTGCTCGAGCGCAAGATGACCCTGACCGAACTCGCAGAGCGCGTCGGCATCACGGTCGCGAATCTCTCGATCCTCAAGACCGGCAAGGCGAAGGCGGTGCGCCTGTCCACGCTGGACGCAGTGTGTCGCGAGCTTCAGTGCCAACCCGGCGACATCATCGTCCGGGTGGACGAGGCCAGCAGGTCGTGA